In one window of Micromonospora cathayae DNA:
- a CDS encoding PQQ-dependent sugar dehydrogenase, translating into MPTASRSTLATVTGLVLTAGLLLPPTPALSAPTTLDGGAARSAPAGPSTPAGADGVAGPDHRAAPAAGVGRSGVGPAAVPLDRLTVSTTQVASGLRRPTAIHAPDDGSDRLFVTEKAGTVRVYHEDTGLAATPLLDLTTRVSTSGNERGLLGIVTSPNFATTRSLYVAYTALPDGAVTLSRFVLDSAGQHPVPAAREEVLLSQAHAEFSNHNGGQLAFGPDGHLYWSIGDGGGADDQLNTGQNLGTLLGKIVRLDVSRSCDGRPYCVPADNPFVGTAGARPEIWAYGLRNPWRFSFDPADGSLWVADVGQGTYEEINHLRADQRGANLGWSCREGPQVFNPARCVAGARYVDPVYHYQTSVDGCAVIGGHVYRGSQYADIAAGTYLATDYCSGTAFAIRPNADGSYATRRLGELTIQPTTLGLNADGEIYLANDLPGQLHRVSFAASPPPATCTVTYRVDSQWGTGFTASVTVTNTGPAPVNGWTVGWTYAGNQRVTNWWSAQISQQGTAVTARNLSWNGTIAAGGTVSFGFNGSYSGTNPAPAAFTLNGASCA; encoded by the coding sequence ATGCCTACTGCCAGTAGGAGCACCCTGGCGACCGTCACCGGACTCGTCCTGACGGCCGGGCTGCTCCTGCCGCCCACCCCCGCCCTGTCCGCCCCCACCACCCTCGACGGCGGAGCCGCCCGCTCCGCCCCGGCCGGCCCCTCCACGCCGGCCGGTGCCGACGGGGTGGCCGGCCCCGACCACCGGGCCGCGCCGGCCGCCGGGGTCGGGCGGAGCGGGGTCGGCCCGGCCGCGGTGCCGCTGGACCGGCTGACCGTCAGCACCACCCAGGTCGCCTCCGGCCTGCGCCGGCCGACCGCCATCCACGCCCCGGACGACGGCAGCGACCGGCTGTTCGTCACCGAGAAGGCCGGCACCGTCCGGGTCTACCACGAGGACACCGGACTCGCGGCCACCCCACTGCTGGACCTCACCACCCGGGTGTCCACCTCCGGCAACGAACGCGGCCTGCTCGGCATCGTGACCTCACCGAACTTCGCCACCACCCGGTCCCTCTACGTCGCCTACACGGCGCTGCCCGACGGGGCGGTCACCCTGTCCCGGTTCGTCCTGGACAGCGCCGGACAGCACCCGGTGCCGGCAGCACGTGAGGAGGTGCTGCTCAGCCAGGCGCACGCGGAGTTCAGCAACCACAACGGCGGTCAGCTCGCCTTCGGCCCCGACGGCCACCTCTACTGGAGCATCGGTGACGGCGGCGGCGCGGACGACCAACTGAACACCGGGCAGAACCTGGGCACGCTGCTCGGCAAGATCGTCCGGCTGGACGTCTCCCGCAGCTGCGACGGCCGACCGTACTGCGTACCGGCGGACAACCCGTTCGTCGGCACCGCCGGGGCCCGGCCGGAGATCTGGGCGTACGGCCTGCGCAACCCGTGGCGGTTCTCGTTCGACCCGGCCGACGGGTCACTCTGGGTCGCCGACGTGGGCCAGGGCACCTACGAGGAGATCAACCACCTGCGCGCGGACCAGCGTGGCGCCAACCTCGGCTGGTCCTGCCGGGAGGGACCGCAGGTCTTCAACCCGGCCCGCTGCGTGGCCGGCGCACGGTACGTCGATCCGGTGTACCACTACCAGACCTCGGTGGACGGCTGTGCCGTCATCGGCGGCCACGTCTACCGGGGCAGCCAGTACGCCGACATCGCCGCCGGCACCTACCTGGCGACCGACTACTGCTCCGGTACCGCGTTCGCCATCCGCCCCAACGCCGACGGCAGCTACGCCACCCGGAGGCTCGGCGAGCTGACCATCCAGCCCACCACCCTGGGGCTGAACGCCGACGGTGAGATCTACCTGGCCAACGACCTGCCCGGCCAGTTGCACCGGGTGTCGTTCGCGGCCAGCCCGCCCCCGGCGACGTGCACCGTCACGTACCGGGTGGACAGTCAGTGGGGCACCGGCTTCACGGCCAGCGTCACGGTGACCAACACCGGCCCGGCCCCGGTCAACGGCTGGACGGTCGGTTGGACGTACGCCGGCAACCAGCGCGTCACGAACTGGTGGAGCGCGCAGATCAGCCAGCAGGGCACGGCGGTGACCGCCCGGAACCTCTCCTGGAACGGCACCATCGCGGCGGGTGGCACGGTCAGCTTCGGCTTCAACGGCAGCTACTCCGGGACGAACCCGGCCCCCGCCGCGTTCACCCTCAACGGCGCGTCCTGCGCCTGA
- a CDS encoding glycosyltransferase gives MAFKTFVSLVLYCRNDAALERFLEQVGPWLTEHFELHELVVVDDNSTNDPTPLVRACATRHRLNAVVIRLARRHGVEAGIKAGLDRAMGDWVFELESPTVDFPLDTLALMYQVGTTGGCDIVTASGDDGPLRSRIFYRLVNHYSDLDTPLRTERLRLTSRRALAAMLAMREKVRYRKALYAILGHRHQHLRYTRTTVDSTAHRRRLNRETSSLAFDVLLSFSNFGLRVAHRLSLMFGSLSLAGIGYATAVFLFKSDLIEGWTTLAILVSGGFTGVFLILGVLGEYLARILVEVRARPMYSVQDAMVYHSAELPGQDAGPPGPYLHEQLTNAPAHPATLGAGA, from the coding sequence ATGGCATTCAAGACCTTCGTGAGTCTCGTGCTCTACTGCCGCAACGACGCGGCACTGGAACGGTTCCTGGAACAGGTGGGGCCCTGGCTCACCGAACATTTCGAACTGCACGAACTGGTGGTGGTCGACGACAACTCGACGAACGACCCCACCCCGCTGGTGCGGGCCTGCGCGACCCGGCACCGGCTCAACGCGGTGGTGATCCGGCTGGCCCGGCGGCACGGCGTGGAGGCCGGCATCAAGGCCGGGCTGGACCGGGCGATGGGCGACTGGGTCTTCGAACTGGAGAGCCCGACCGTGGACTTCCCGCTGGACACCCTCGCCCTGATGTATCAGGTCGGCACCACCGGTGGCTGCGACATCGTCACCGCCAGCGGCGACGACGGTCCGTTGCGCAGCCGGATCTTCTACCGCCTGGTCAACCACTACAGCGACCTGGACACCCCGCTGCGGACCGAACGCCTGCGGTTGACCTCCCGACGCGCGTTGGCCGCGATGCTGGCCATGCGGGAGAAGGTCCGCTACCGCAAGGCCCTGTACGCGATCCTCGGGCACCGGCACCAGCATCTGCGGTACACCCGTACCACGGTGGACAGCACCGCCCATCGCCGTCGGCTGAACCGGGAGACCTCCAGCCTGGCCTTCGACGTCCTGCTGTCGTTCTCCAACTTCGGGCTGCGCGTGGCACACCGGTTGTCCCTGATGTTCGGATCCCTGTCGCTCGCCGGGATCGGCTACGCGACCGCGGTGTTCCTCTTCAAGTCCGACCTCATAGAGGGGTGGACCACGCTGGCGATCCTGGTGTCGGGCGGGTTCACCGGCGTGTTCCTCATCCTCGGGGTGCTCGGGGAGTACCTGGCGCGGATCCTGGTCGAGGTGCGCGCCCGGCCGATGTACTCGGTGCAGGACGCGATGGTGTACCACTCGGCTGAGCTGCCCGGACAGGACGCCGGACCGCCGGGGCCGTACCTGCACGAACAGCTGACGAACGCACCGGCCCACCCGGCGACGCTCGGGGCGGGCGCATGA
- a CDS encoding glycosyltransferase family 2 protein: protein MTGTRQVHQEEDRQVPRYERYDFAPRRSRYAVVVPVINEGERLRAQLRRMHDCGHGLDVLIADGGSTDGSLSEGFLAAHGVRSVLVKSGPGRLSAQLRMAFAATLADGYHGVITLDGNGKDGVEAIARFRARLDQGYDYVQGSRFVAGGAAVNTPWSRYLGIRLVHAPMLSAGGRTWYTDTTNGFRGHSARLLADPRVGVFRDVFDAYELLAYLPVRAARLGLRVCEVPVTRAYPTGTVPTKIKGWSGNLDLLAVAARAATGRYDPARTPSTGEVPGRRTA, encoded by the coding sequence ATGACCGGCACGCGACAGGTCCACCAGGAGGAGGACCGGCAGGTTCCGCGCTACGAGCGGTACGACTTCGCTCCCCGGCGCAGCCGCTACGCGGTGGTGGTACCCGTGATCAACGAGGGCGAGCGGCTCCGCGCGCAGCTGCGCCGGATGCACGACTGCGGTCACGGCCTGGACGTGTTGATCGCGGACGGGGGCAGCACGGACGGCTCCCTGTCCGAGGGCTTCCTGGCCGCCCACGGGGTACGGTCGGTGCTGGTCAAGAGCGGTCCGGGGCGGCTCAGCGCCCAACTGCGGATGGCCTTCGCCGCCACGCTGGCCGACGGCTACCACGGGGTGATCACCCTGGACGGCAACGGCAAGGACGGCGTCGAGGCGATCGCGCGGTTCCGGGCCAGGCTGGACCAGGGGTACGACTACGTGCAGGGCTCCCGCTTCGTCGCCGGTGGCGCGGCGGTGAACACGCCGTGGTCGCGGTACCTGGGTATCCGCCTGGTGCACGCGCCGATGCTGTCGGCCGGCGGGCGGACCTGGTACACCGACACCACCAACGGGTTCCGGGGGCACTCGGCGCGGCTGCTGGCCGATCCCCGGGTGGGTGTGTTCCGCGACGTGTTCGACGCGTACGAACTGTTGGCGTACCTGCCGGTGCGGGCGGCCCGGCTGGGGCTACGGGTCTGCGAGGTGCCGGTGACCCGGGCGTACCCGACGGGGACGGTGCCGACCAAGATCAAAGGGTGGTCCGGGAACCTGGACCTGCTGGCCGTCGCCGCCCGGGCCGCAACCGGCCGCTACGACCCCGCCCGGACCCCCTCCACCGGGGAGGTCCCCGGGCGGCGTACGGCGTGA
- a CDS encoding arginase family protein, translating into MIDLIVSQGRVADRAPRMIEGAARVAKALEHRHGLKGRYVGDPAPAVDDDWTDSLPRARETLVGLRQAVTESVTAGNVPLLVANTCSTGLATLPVAAREYPDAKVLYIDAHGDFNTPATTGTGYLGGMVLSGVCGLWDSGHGAGLTPDRAILVGARDIDQAEHELLRTAGVLVIPPAQASAETVADAVGGSPVWIHIDWDVLEPGSVPADYTVPDGMTPAQIRAIFEAFPPERILGVEVAEFNAPLDDADSEQAVSVVLDMIAPLFDRTH; encoded by the coding sequence ATGATCGACCTCATCGTTTCCCAGGGCCGGGTGGCCGACCGCGCACCACGGATGATCGAGGGCGCGGCCCGCGTCGCGAAGGCACTGGAACACCGCCACGGCCTCAAGGGACGGTACGTCGGGGACCCCGCCCCGGCGGTCGACGACGACTGGACCGACAGCCTCCCCCGGGCCCGGGAGACGCTCGTCGGGCTGCGACAGGCGGTCACCGAGAGCGTGACCGCCGGCAACGTCCCCCTGCTGGTGGCCAACACCTGCTCCACCGGCCTGGCCACCCTGCCGGTCGCGGCACGCGAGTACCCGGACGCGAAGGTCCTCTACATCGACGCGCACGGTGACTTCAACACCCCGGCGACCACCGGCACCGGCTACCTCGGCGGCATGGTCCTCTCCGGCGTGTGCGGGCTCTGGGACAGCGGCCACGGAGCCGGGCTGACACCGGACCGCGCCATCCTGGTCGGCGCGCGCGACATCGACCAGGCCGAGCACGAACTCCTGCGCACCGCCGGCGTCCTGGTCATCCCGCCGGCGCAGGCGAGCGCGGAGACCGTCGCGGACGCCGTGGGCGGATCACCGGTGTGGATCCACATCGACTGGGACGTGCTGGAGCCGGGGTCCGTCCCGGCCGACTACACGGTGCCCGACGGCATGACGCCGGCGCAGATCCGGGCCATCTTCGAAGCCTTTCCGCCGGAGCGGATCCTCGGCGTCGAGGTGGCCGAGTTCAACGCCCCGCTGGACGACGCGGACAGCGAGCAGGCCGTCTCCGTCGTACTCGACATGATCGCGCCGCTGTTCGACCGGACGCACTGA
- a CDS encoding sugar phosphate isomerase/epimerase family protein has protein sequence MKVAISNIAWQPADDEKVADLLRHAGVAGLEVAPTRIWPDLAAVSLDQAHTYGRSWARAGLPVVAAQSLLYGRPDLTLFGPEQEEFVAYLCRVIDLCAAMGATALVFGSPRNRQRHGLPVEAADRIAVDVFGRLAERANAAGASLCLEANPAVYGADYLLRAAEAAALVVAVDSPGLRLHLDTACMALAGDDASACVHRFAPLLRHAHLSEPDLAAVGTPDRGHADFVAALRAVDYDRYLSVEMRPAQGDRVAAVERAVRYAVALCGGRS, from the coding sequence ATGAAGGTGGCGATCAGCAACATCGCGTGGCAGCCCGCCGACGACGAGAAGGTCGCCGACCTGCTGCGCCACGCGGGTGTCGCGGGCCTCGAGGTGGCCCCCACGAGGATCTGGCCGGACCTGGCCGCGGTCTCCCTCGACCAGGCCCACACGTACGGGCGGTCGTGGGCCCGCGCCGGCCTGCCGGTGGTCGCCGCCCAGTCGCTGCTGTACGGCCGCCCCGACCTCACCCTGTTCGGGCCGGAGCAGGAGGAGTTCGTCGCCTACCTGTGCCGGGTGATCGACCTGTGCGCCGCGATGGGTGCCACCGCGCTGGTCTTCGGTAGCCCCCGTAACCGGCAGCGGCACGGCCTGCCGGTCGAGGCAGCGGACCGCATCGCCGTCGACGTCTTCGGCCGGTTGGCGGAACGGGCGAACGCGGCCGGGGCGAGCCTGTGCCTGGAGGCCAACCCGGCGGTGTACGGCGCCGACTACCTGCTGCGGGCGGCGGAGGCGGCGGCGCTGGTGGTCGCGGTCGACTCGCCGGGGCTGCGGCTGCACCTGGACACCGCCTGCATGGCGTTGGCCGGAGACGACGCGTCAGCGTGCGTACACCGCTTCGCCCCGCTGCTGCGGCACGCCCATCTGAGCGAACCCGACCTGGCTGCGGTCGGCACCCCCGACCGTGGGCACGCCGACTTCGTGGCCGCCCTGCGCGCCGTGGACTACGACCGGTACCTCAGTGTGGAGATGCGCCCGGCGCAGGGCGACCGGGTGGCGGCCGTGGAGCGTGCCGTGCGCTACGCCGTGGCTCTCTGCGGAGGCCGGTCATGA
- the cysK gene encoding cysteine synthase A, protein MPLYDNILDTIGATPIVRLHRLPPKHVDLYVKVESFNPGGSVKDRLALAVVLDAEARGLLKPGDTIAECTSGNVGIALAMVAAARGYHFVAVMSDSYSIERRKLIRAYGGKVVLFPAAEGSSGGNRIADELAEKHGWFRARQFENPANPAYHRETTAAEILSDFAGKRLDYFVTGFGTSGTLTGVGQMLKLARPGVRIVVPEPDNASVLAGQEWNVHQIQGWTPNFIPEVLDRSVIDDLVTVNEYEGRDTARRLAAEEGIFVGISAGATLATALRVAETAPEGSVLLAMLPDTGERYLSTFLLEGVNEGSDDEWLASLDAPPYRS, encoded by the coding sequence ATGCCGCTCTACGACAACATTCTCGACACCATCGGCGCCACACCGATCGTCAGGCTGCACCGGCTGCCGCCGAAGCACGTCGACCTCTACGTCAAGGTGGAGTCGTTCAATCCCGGCGGCTCGGTCAAGGACCGCCTGGCGCTCGCCGTCGTCCTCGACGCCGAGGCCCGGGGCCTGCTGAAGCCGGGTGACACGATCGCCGAGTGCACCTCCGGGAACGTCGGCATCGCGCTGGCGATGGTGGCGGCGGCCCGTGGCTACCACTTCGTGGCCGTGATGTCCGACTCCTACTCCATCGAGCGGCGCAAGCTCATCCGCGCGTACGGCGGAAAGGTGGTGCTCTTCCCGGCCGCCGAGGGCAGCAGTGGCGGGAACCGCATCGCCGACGAACTCGCGGAGAAGCACGGCTGGTTCCGGGCCCGGCAGTTCGAGAACCCGGCGAACCCCGCGTACCACCGCGAGACGACGGCGGCGGAGATCCTCAGTGACTTCGCCGGGAAACGGCTGGACTACTTCGTGACCGGTTTCGGCACCAGCGGCACCCTGACCGGCGTCGGCCAGATGCTGAAGCTCGCCCGGCCCGGCGTCCGGATCGTGGTCCCCGAGCCGGACAACGCCTCCGTGCTGGCCGGGCAGGAATGGAACGTGCACCAGATCCAGGGCTGGACGCCCAACTTCATCCCCGAGGTGCTCGACCGGTCCGTCATCGACGACCTGGTGACCGTCAACGAGTACGAGGGACGGGACACCGCGCGCCGGCTCGCCGCCGAGGAGGGCATCTTCGTGGGGATCTCCGCCGGTGCCACGCTGGCGACCGCGCTACGCGTCGCGGAGACGGCGCCGGAGGGTTCGGTGCTCCTCGCGATGCTGCCGGACACCGGCGAACGCTACCTCTCCACCTTCCTGCTCGAAGGGGTGAACGAGGGGTCGGACGACGAGTGGCTGGCCTCGCTGGACGCCCCGCCGTACCGGTCCTGA
- a CDS encoding NAD(P)/FAD-dependent oxidoreductase codes for MGTERVSVDTLVLGAGIFGLWAAWRQLAQGRSVAVVDIERRPLVRASLINQARAHNGYHYPRSVYTALRSASYYTRFLRDFPTAVNRRFRSVYAIAAEGSFVDAHHFEKFCSTVGVPATRIDPAEFFLNGSVEAAYETDEFSFDAPALRTALLARVDAYPGRLRWFLGDTVVEAGRDGDVWRTTLRSGTQVAAGAVVNATYAGTNALLATFDLPPVPLKYELCEMVLVDAPAHRDVAVTVLDGSFFSLMPFGHTPWHSLSSVAYTPRLTSTDTLPTFPCQERIPDCGPAVLANCGTCSARPASSYPYMRTLTQRFLPTAGQLRRVESLFAVKAVLRTAEVDDSRPTLIRTDSERPSFVTLLSGKVNTIYDLDEVLWHSRPS; via the coding sequence ATGGGCACGGAGCGCGTTTCTGTCGATACCCTCGTCTTGGGCGCGGGGATCTTCGGCCTGTGGGCCGCCTGGCGGCAACTCGCCCAAGGCCGGTCCGTCGCAGTGGTCGACATCGAGCGGCGTCCGCTGGTAAGGGCCAGCCTGATCAACCAGGCCCGCGCCCACAACGGCTACCACTATCCGCGCAGCGTGTATACCGCCCTACGTTCAGCCAGCTATTACACCCGGTTTCTCCGGGACTTCCCCACCGCGGTCAACCGACGATTCCGGTCCGTGTACGCGATCGCGGCGGAAGGCTCCTTCGTGGATGCCCACCATTTCGAGAAGTTCTGCTCCACGGTCGGGGTACCCGCCACCCGGATCGACCCGGCGGAGTTCTTCCTGAACGGCAGTGTCGAGGCGGCGTACGAGACCGACGAGTTCAGTTTCGACGCACCGGCGCTGCGCACGGCACTACTGGCCCGGGTGGACGCGTACCCGGGTCGGCTGCGGTGGTTCCTCGGCGACACCGTGGTCGAGGCCGGACGCGACGGTGACGTCTGGCGGACGACGCTGCGATCCGGCACGCAGGTGGCGGCCGGGGCGGTCGTCAACGCGACCTACGCCGGCACCAACGCCCTGCTCGCCACGTTCGACCTGCCGCCGGTGCCGCTCAAGTACGAGTTGTGCGAGATGGTGCTGGTCGACGCCCCGGCCCACCGGGACGTGGCGGTCACCGTGCTGGACGGCTCGTTCTTCTCCCTCATGCCGTTCGGGCACACCCCGTGGCACAGCCTCAGCAGCGTGGCCTACACACCACGGCTGACCAGTACCGACACCCTGCCGACGTTCCCGTGCCAGGAGCGGATCCCGGACTGCGGGCCGGCCGTCCTGGCCAACTGCGGAACCTGTTCCGCCCGGCCGGCGAGCAGTTACCCCTACATGCGAACGCTCACCCAACGCTTCCTTCCGACGGCCGGACAACTGCGCCGGGTGGAGAGCCTGTTCGCGGTCAAAGCCGTGCTCCGCACCGCGGAGGTGGACGATTCCCGCCCCACCCTCATCCGGACAGACAGCGAGCGTCCCTCGTTCGTCACGTTGCTCAGCGGCAAAGTGAACACCATCTACGACCTCGATGAGGTGCTATGGCATTCAAGACCTTCGTGA
- a CDS encoding YqcI/YcgG family protein yields the protein MALISQQEISIAGTGWQRSVLDDVGSRLADPGFPCVFSRNAYRKQLLKFVFVAGTTAPDIAHLAGGLTEYVKLSETWDGRLDTAYPLLVAFAADATGARTVEEYHAFGWSVLQRLHAVDPAPWPDRVGTDPDTAAWAMCFAGMPLFCNMSSPAHQVRRSRNLGSRFILVINPRERFDIFAGDTPSGRRTRSNIRNRIDRYDGIPRSPQLGSYGTHALEWRQYGLLEENAERTDRCPFVTGTARPTHDRKGTT from the coding sequence ATGGCGCTGATCTCGCAACAGGAAATCAGTATTGCCGGCACAGGCTGGCAGCGCAGTGTTCTCGATGACGTCGGTTCCCGCCTCGCGGACCCCGGTTTTCCCTGCGTGTTCTCCAGGAACGCGTACCGGAAACAGCTCCTGAAGTTCGTCTTCGTGGCAGGCACCACGGCACCCGACATCGCCCACCTGGCCGGCGGGCTCACCGAGTACGTCAAGCTCTCCGAGACGTGGGACGGCCGACTGGATACCGCCTATCCCCTGCTCGTGGCGTTCGCGGCGGACGCCACCGGGGCACGGACCGTCGAGGAGTACCACGCCTTCGGCTGGTCGGTCCTGCAACGCCTGCACGCGGTCGACCCGGCGCCGTGGCCGGACCGGGTCGGCACCGATCCCGACACGGCGGCCTGGGCCATGTGTTTCGCCGGCATGCCGCTGTTCTGCAACATGAGCAGTCCCGCGCACCAGGTACGCCGCAGCCGCAACCTGGGGAGCCGTTTCATCCTGGTCATCAACCCGCGGGAGCGGTTCGACATCTTCGCCGGAGACACACCGAGCGGACGCAGAACCCGTTCGAACATCCGTAACCGGATAGACCGGTACGACGGAATACCCCGTTCCCCCCAGTTGGGCTCATACGGCACCCACGCCCTCGAATGGCGACAGTACGGCCTCCTGGAAGAGAACGCGGAACGGACCGACAGGTGCCCGTTCGTTACCGGAACTGCCCGCCCCACGCACGACAGGAAAGGGACGACATGA
- the metX gene encoding homoserine O-acetyltransferase MetX: protein MTEYIPPATRFVDLPDGFAMKRGGSLYGARIGYETFGQPNAARDNAVLLLTGLSPDAHAAAHPDDTTPGWWEAMLGPGKPIDTDRWHVICVNPLGSCKGSTGPASVDPGTGEPYRLTFPDLSIEDIADAAAWTVRALGFDELACVIGASMGGMSALALLARHPGLARHHINISGAVHSLPFSIAVRSLQREAIRSDPRWNRGRYDEESYPRQGMAVARKLGMMTYRSAREWDVRFGRARLRPEPHRQGPAFGPEFEVESYLERHAQRFLRRFDPNSYLYLSRCIDWFDLAGACGKPDSDAGGPGPAGEAVAVDAEAALARLDLARALVIGVQTDILFPLHQQRQIAEGLYAGGTDVQFLPLDCDEGHDAFLVDTDRFGPPVAKFLWAL, encoded by the coding sequence ATGACGGAGTACATCCCCCCGGCCACCCGGTTCGTCGACCTGCCCGACGGGTTCGCCATGAAGCGCGGCGGCTCGCTGTACGGCGCGCGCATCGGCTACGAGACCTTCGGTCAGCCGAACGCGGCACGCGACAACGCCGTCCTGCTCCTCACCGGCCTCTCGCCCGACGCGCACGCCGCCGCCCACCCGGACGACACCACCCCGGGCTGGTGGGAGGCCATGCTCGGGCCGGGCAAGCCCATCGACACCGACCGCTGGCACGTGATCTGCGTGAACCCGCTGGGCAGCTGCAAGGGCTCGACCGGGCCGGCGTCGGTGGATCCCGGCACCGGCGAGCCCTACCGGTTGACCTTCCCGGACCTGTCCATCGAGGACATCGCCGACGCCGCCGCCTGGACGGTACGCGCGCTCGGCTTCGACGAGCTGGCCTGCGTGATCGGTGCCTCGATGGGCGGGATGAGCGCGCTGGCGCTGCTGGCCCGGCATCCCGGGCTGGCCCGCCATCACATCAACATCTCGGGAGCGGTGCACTCGCTGCCGTTCTCGATCGCGGTGCGGTCCCTGCAACGGGAGGCGATCCGGTCCGACCCCCGCTGGAACCGGGGCCGGTACGACGAGGAGAGCTATCCCCGGCAGGGCATGGCGGTCGCCCGCAAGCTGGGCATGATGACCTACCGCTCGGCCCGGGAGTGGGACGTCCGCTTCGGCCGCGCCCGGCTCCGTCCGGAGCCGCACCGGCAGGGACCGGCGTTCGGCCCGGAGTTCGAGGTCGAGAGCTACCTGGAACGCCACGCCCAACGGTTCCTGCGCCGGTTCGACCCCAACAGTTACCTGTATCTCAGCCGCTGCATCGACTGGTTCGACCTGGCCGGTGCCTGCGGTAAACCGGACAGCGACGCCGGTGGCCCCGGGCCGGCCGGGGAGGCGGTGGCGGTCGACGCCGAGGCGGCGCTGGCCCGGCTGGACCTGGCGCGGGCGCTGGTGATCGGTGTGCAGACCGACATCCTGTTCCCCCTGCACCAGCAACGGCAGATCGCCGAAGGGCTGTACGCCGGCGGCACCGACGTGCAGTTCCTGCCGCTGGACTGCGACGAGGGGCATGACGCCTTCCTCGTGGACACCGACCGGTTCGGCCCGCCGGTGGCGAAGTTCCTCTGGGCCCTGTGA
- a CDS encoding SDR family oxidoreductase codes for MSGQPSTIAVVTGANRGIGFEIARQLAEHGVHVLLSGRTADRVSAAAGELRGTGLEVDPLLLDVTDEETIASAVTEVDRRYGRLDILVNNAGIRVEEYGRKPSEQPLDLWRRTFDTNLFGVVAVTTAFLPLLRRSAAGRVVNVSSLLASLTAHSDPGSYVYSDTFKSLPAYSASKSAVNSWTVHLAYELRDTPIKVNAVHPGYTKTDLNDGEGDQHVSEGAATSVSMALLDADGPTGTWVHKGRNLPW; via the coding sequence GTGTCCGGACAACCATCCACCATCGCCGTCGTCACCGGCGCCAACCGCGGCATCGGCTTCGAGATAGCCCGGCAGCTCGCGGAGCACGGGGTACACGTGCTGCTCTCCGGCCGTACGGCGGACCGGGTCTCCGCGGCGGCCGGTGAGCTGCGCGGCACCGGACTCGAGGTCGACCCGCTGCTGCTGGACGTGACGGACGAGGAGACCATCGCCTCGGCGGTGACCGAGGTCGACCGGCGGTACGGCCGGCTCGACATCCTCGTCAACAACGCGGGCATCCGGGTGGAGGAGTACGGCCGGAAGCCCTCGGAGCAGCCCCTCGACCTGTGGCGGCGGACCTTCGACACGAACCTGTTCGGTGTCGTGGCGGTGACCACGGCGTTCCTGCCGCTGCTGCGCAGGTCGGCGGCGGGCCGCGTGGTCAACGTCTCCAGCCTGCTCGCCTCGCTGACCGCGCACAGCGACCCCGGCTCGTACGTCTACAGCGACACCTTCAAGTCGCTGCCGGCGTACAGCGCGTCCAAGAGCGCGGTGAACTCGTGGACCGTGCACCTGGCCTACGAGCTGCGCGACACCCCGATCAAGGTGAACGCGGTGCATCCCGGCTACACGAAGACCGACCTGAACGACGGCGAGGGTGACCAGCACGTCTCGGAGGGCGCGGCCACCAGCGTCAGCATGGCGCTGCTGGACGCGGACGGGCCGACCGGCACCTGGGTGCACAAGGGGAGGAACCTGCCGTGGTGA
- a CDS encoding cupin domain-containing protein: MDKVQLRRLPVTEPPIPPGGGRIQSDAGELAQIASGPDAYRFVAYLELRPGRPRGNHYHTRKTETLYVVSGRVRAVFHDLTSGRRSEAVLEPGHLVTIQPHCAHVFHALDPAQAVELADVPYDPADTHPHQVGERA, encoded by the coding sequence GTGGACAAGGTGCAGCTCCGCCGGCTACCCGTGACCGAACCGCCGATCCCGCCCGGCGGCGGGCGGATCCAGTCGGACGCGGGCGAACTGGCCCAGATCGCCAGCGGCCCCGACGCGTACCGGTTCGTCGCCTACCTGGAGCTGCGACCCGGCCGACCGCGCGGCAACCACTACCACACCCGCAAGACCGAGACCCTGTACGTCGTCAGCGGCCGGGTGCGCGCGGTCTTCCACGACCTGACGTCGGGGCGGCGCAGCGAGGCGGTGCTGGAACCGGGCCACCTGGTGACGATCCAGCCGCACTGCGCGCACGTCTTCCACGCCCTCGACCCGGCGCAGGCGGTCGAGCTGGCCGACGTCCCCTACGACCCGGCGGACACCCACCCGCACCAGGTCGGCGAGCGGGCCTAG